In the genome of Deinococcus planocerae, the window GACCGGCGTGAAGGGGCTGGCGACGGTCGCGCACACGCCCACGAAGAAGAGCAGGTTGACGAACATCGCGCCCAGGGCCCAGGGCCGCAGGGCGTCGCGCCGCAAGGTCAGGCTCAGCACGAAGGCGAAGCCCGCGAGCAGCCACGCCCACAGCAGGATCGAGCCCTCCAGCGCCCCCCACAGGCTCGTCACCTTCACCCAGGTCGGCGAGGCCCGCATGGAGTGCTCGGCCACGTAGCGCACCGAGAAGTCGTCGCCCAGCAGGGCGGTCATCAGCGTCAGCGTGGCTAAGGTGACGAGGGCGAAGACCGCCCACACCGCCCGCCGCGCCGCCTCGGTCGCCCGGGTGTCGGCCTTGAGCCCGCCGACCACCGCGAGCCAGGTGCCGCCCAGCGTGAAGGCCAGCGCCGCCAGCAGCGCCAGTTGCCCCAGCGCCCCGAGCGCGCTTTGGTTGAAGGAAATCAGGTTCAGCATCGGGCGCGAGTCCTCACTCGCTCTGCCGCAGCAGGTCTTTGAGCTCGGCCTGCGTCTGCGGCACGTTGTATTCCTCGGAGTGTTTCACCACGAGTTCGGAGGCGTGGAAGGTGTTGCCCTGAAACTCGCCGCGCACGACGACCCCCTGGTTCTCCTTGAAGAGGTCGCTCACCGCCCCGCGGTACCGCACCGGGAAACTCGCGCCGCCGTCCGTCACGTCGAACTTCAGGTCCAGCGTCTGCGGGTTGTACTGCACCGCCCGCACGAGGCCGCCGATGCGCAGGGGCCGCCCCTCCAGCTCCGTGCGCTGCTGCACGTACTCGGTCGGCGTGACGAAGTATTCCAGGCTCTTGCCCAGGTTCCCGAAGGCGATGAAGGCCGTCAGCGCGACGAGGGCCACGACGCCCAGGAGGGTGGGCAGCGGGCTGCGCTTACGCCGCCGGGCCTGCGGCAGGGGAGAGGGCAGGGTCATCGCCGCTCCTCGCGGTTCGCGCGCAGCCGCAACCAGACCCAGCCGAGGTAGGCCGCGAGCAGCAGCAGGGTCACCACATACACCACGATCACGTAGGCGGCGTACTTATCCACGGGCGACCTCCAGCGGGGTCAGGTCGGCCATCAGCTCGCGCTCCTCGCGCTCTTCCTCACGGGCGGCCAGGGTCGCCCGCACGCGCAGCAGGTAGAAGTACAGCAGGGTAAAGGCGACGGTCGCCGCGAGCAGCACCCAG includes:
- the ccmE gene encoding cytochrome c maturation protein CcmE; the protein is MTLPSPLPQARRRKRSPLPTLLGVVALVALTAFIAFGNLGKSLEYFVTPTEYVQQRTELEGRPLRIGGLVRAVQYNPQTLDLKFDVTDGGASFPVRYRGAVSDLFKENQGVVVRGEFQGNTFHASELVVKHSEEYNVPQTQAELKDLLRQSE
- the ccmD gene encoding heme exporter protein CcmD — its product is MDKYAAYVIVVYVVTLLLLAAYLGWVWLRLRANREERR